In a single window of the uncultured Dysgonomonas sp. genome:
- a CDS encoding M3 family metallopeptidase — MKKLILSILLLIIAMTTIQAQNPFFSAYKTPYDTPPFDKIKNEHYEPAIEKGIKDHTMEINKIVMIRAVPTFENTIVPLEESGKLLSRVTSVFFNLLSAESNDEMLQIAQRVQPKLSAHSNEINLNEGLFQKVKAVYDKRFESNLNPEQIRLVEKTYQGFENRGATLTGKDRDTYKELSSKLSQLTLTFGQNALKENNKFEMLLTDKADLAGLPKIALDAAEAKAKSKNKEGWLFDLSAPSYIAFMKYSSRRDLREKLYKAYTTQCAAGGEFDNQENVKEIAKTRMEIANLLGYSDYATYVLRNKMAKDKKHVYELLDNLFDAYTKAAREDVKMVEGFAVGMENKDIDLQPWDWSYYSEKLKDAKYSVSDELVRPYFELENVKKGVFGLATDLYGITFRKNTKIPVYHSEVEAFDVLDEKGNFLSVLYTDFHPREGKRQGAWMTEFKGQYIEKDKDSRPQVLIVMNFTRPAGTDPALLTFDEMETFLHEFGHALHGMLTKCTYESLSGTNVLHDFVELPSQIMENWLTEKEYLDKFAVHYKTGEKIPAELVKKLVDAANYNAGYLCYRQLSFGYLDMAWHTLTQPYTGDVIDFERKAMEKTALLPLVDGSAMSPSFGHIFSGGYAAGYYGYKWAEVLDADAFALFKETGIFNKETAESFRKNILERGNTEEPMSLYVKFRGQEPSVDALLIRNGVKK, encoded by the coding sequence ATGAAAAAACTCATATTATCTATTTTATTATTAATAATAGCGATGACAACAATTCAAGCTCAAAACCCGTTCTTTTCGGCGTATAAAACGCCTTACGATACTCCCCCGTTCGATAAGATAAAAAACGAACATTACGAACCTGCCATAGAGAAAGGTATTAAAGACCACACTATGGAGATAAACAAGATAGTGATGATCAGGGCTGTCCCTACTTTTGAGAATACAATAGTACCGCTGGAGGAATCAGGAAAACTTCTGTCCCGTGTTACATCAGTGTTCTTCAATCTGCTAAGTGCGGAAAGCAATGACGAAATGCTGCAAATAGCCCAACGGGTACAACCGAAGCTTTCGGCACACTCGAATGAAATCAACCTGAACGAAGGGCTGTTTCAGAAAGTGAAAGCTGTATATGACAAACGGTTCGAATCCAATCTTAATCCTGAGCAGATCCGCCTGGTGGAAAAGACATACCAGGGATTCGAAAACAGAGGTGCTACACTCACTGGTAAGGACAGGGATACCTATAAAGAATTATCTTCTAAATTGAGCCAATTAACTCTGACTTTCGGACAAAATGCGTTGAAAGAGAACAACAAATTCGAAATGTTGCTGACCGATAAAGCTGATCTTGCCGGACTTCCTAAAATAGCTTTAGATGCAGCTGAAGCGAAAGCCAAGTCTAAGAATAAAGAAGGATGGTTATTTGACCTATCGGCCCCAAGCTATATCGCATTCATGAAATACTCTTCACGCCGCGACCTCAGGGAAAAGCTATATAAGGCCTATACAACCCAATGTGCTGCAGGCGGTGAATTCGATAATCAGGAAAATGTAAAAGAAATAGCCAAAACCCGTATGGAAATCGCCAATCTGCTGGGTTATTCCGATTATGCAACTTATGTATTACGAAACAAAATGGCTAAGGATAAGAAGCACGTATATGAACTACTTGACAATCTGTTCGATGCCTATACTAAAGCTGCCCGCGAAGACGTGAAAATGGTCGAAGGTTTTGCTGTAGGCATGGAAAATAAAGATATAGATCTTCAGCCTTGGGACTGGTCATACTATTCCGAAAAACTGAAAGATGCCAAATATAGTGTCAGTGACGAACTGGTACGCCCATACTTCGAACTGGAAAATGTAAAGAAAGGCGTATTCGGACTAGCTACCGATTTGTATGGCATCACTTTCAGAAAGAATACAAAAATACCCGTTTACCATTCTGAAGTAGAAGCGTTTGATGTATTGGACGAAAAAGGCAACTTCCTTTCCGTACTTTATACAGATTTCCATCCCCGTGAAGGAAAAAGGCAGGGTGCATGGATGACAGAATTTAAAGGCCAATACATAGAAAAAGATAAGGATTCCCGTCCACAGGTGCTTATTGTAATGAACTTTACCCGCCCTGCCGGTACAGACCCCGCTCTGCTTACTTTTGATGAGATGGAAACATTCCTGCATGAATTCGGGCACGCATTGCACGGTATGCTTACAAAATGCACTTACGAATCTTTATCCGGAACCAATGTTTTACACGATTTCGTGGAACTCCCATCTCAGATAATGGAAAACTGGCTGACCGAAAAAGAATATCTGGATAAGTTTGCCGTACATTATAAAACAGGTGAGAAAATACCTGCCGAACTGGTAAAAAAACTTGTGGATGCAGCTAACTACAATGCCGGTTACCTGTGTTATCGTCAATTATCGTTCGGATATTTGGATATGGCCTGGCACACGCTTACACAGCCATATACAGGCGATGTGATCGACTTCGAGCGAAAAGCGATGGAGAAGACTGCTCTCCTACCCCTGGTAGACGGTAGTGCTATGTCCCCTTCATTCGGACACATATTCTCGGGCGGATACGCAGCCGGATACTATGGATACAAATGGGCTGAAGTACTTGATGCAGATGCTTTCGCCCTGTTCAAAGAAACCGGAATTTTTAACAAAGAAACGGCAGAATCGTTCCGTAAAAATATTCTTGAGAGAGGAAATACAGAGGAACCGATGAGCCTGTATGTAAAATTCAGGGGACAAGAACCGTCTGTGGATGCATTGTTGATTCGCAACGGTGTAAAAAAATAA
- the ruvA gene encoding Holliday junction branch migration protein RuvA: MIDYIKGEITELTPASVTLETYGVGYFISISLNTYSNLTGKKSAQLFIYEAIREDAHQLFGFFDKQERELFMLLISVSGIGASTGRMILSSMNTQELANVIASGNSDMLKTVKGIGLKTAQRVIVDLKDKIKVSGIEQVDMFASGHPSGEEAVAALVMLGFTQQASQKVVAKILKDKADSTVEQIIKTALKML; this comes from the coding sequence ATGATTGACTATATAAAAGGTGAAATCACGGAATTAACCCCGGCCTCAGTCACCCTTGAAACCTATGGCGTAGGATATTTTATAAGTATATCGTTGAATACATATTCAAACCTGACAGGTAAGAAAAGTGCACAACTATTTATTTACGAAGCTATAAGAGAAGATGCTCACCAATTATTCGGTTTCTTTGACAAACAGGAACGCGAACTTTTTATGTTATTAATAAGTGTTTCGGGTATCGGAGCCAGTACCGGGCGTATGATATTGTCTTCGATGAACACACAGGAGCTTGCAAACGTTATTGCTTCAGGAAATTCTGATATGTTGAAAACCGTGAAAGGTATTGGTCTGAAGACGGCACAACGTGTGATAGTGGATCTGAAGGATAAGATAAAAGTAAGTGGGATAGAGCAGGTTGATATGTTTGCATCGGGACATCCGTCGGGGGAAGAAGCAGTCGCAGCATTAGTTATGCTTGGGTTTACTCAGCAGGCATCTCAAAAAGTTGTGGCTAAAATTCTAAAGGACAAAGCTGATAGTACAGTCGAACAGATTATAAAGACAGCATTGAAAATGTTGTGA
- the sprA gene encoding cell surface protein SprA codes for MKKYIKYLFVATLLISSVSLFSGITGKTDSFFAYADELQSQDTVPRYPVKKTQITTYKDLKDNPPADLKTPSNIETSVEYDPNTKLYIFRTRVGDQEISTPFSLTPKEYMDYTLKRSMSSYFKGKNVETYDNKDEKDEFSLKDIKLDIGPAEKLFGPGGVKVRTQGYVEATMGVKHTSTDNPTLSERNRSKTAFEFNEDIQMNVTASVGDKINFDMNYDTKALFDFDSKKLKLAYEGKEDEIIKRIEAGNVSMATTNSLINGGTSLFGINTELQFGKLRVNMVVSQQESESQTTSSKGGIQTNEYEFKADQYDANRHFFISNYFRDNYDKAMSKLPFIQSPVNITNIEVWVTNKRGDYTQSRNIVAFADIGEHTKIKNNKWIAAGGKPDNPDNDANDLYATIKRDKPKARDKSQVTAEFSGYIESGLDYEKIESARLLTQAEYTFNPQLGYISLTSALQADEVLAVAYTYRANGKDYKVGELATDIVDKYDSGNPKSGALFVKLIKPVSLSPRSYTWDMMMKNVYKVSDNAVQQDHFMLNISYQSDTIGTYINYIPEGNIRNELLLRVMNLDRLDSRNNEVTNKEGTKGDGIFDFVEGYTVKSQNGRVFFPVVEPFGSHLRQKIGNNTIADKYVYQELYDSTLTVAQQIAEKNKFKISGSYRGSGSSNAEIDLNATNIPQGSVRLTAAGATLVEGVDYIVDYIAGRVTIINQNLLDSNTPIQVSSEGRTFNMQRKTLLGLNLSYDISKNFNIGGTIMHYYEKPLTMKTQIGDESVKNTLWGLNTSYKTESMWLTNLVDKLPFVEATQPSQISFNAEFAQMIPGHYQSKEAGGYSYLDDFESSQSRIDVKNPYAWTLASTPQDAKGKDNKVLFEEAKLSNQIEYGMNRAMLSWFMIDNLFTRKGSSLTPNHIKNDQDQLSNHFVREINMYEIYPNKDVPYNESATLPALNLSFYPNERGPYNLDATNIDSDGKLRDPETRWGGITRRMDVRDFEASNVEYIEFWLMDPFVYDKTAKGGDLYINLGEISEDVLKDGKKFFENGLPVNDDPDAVETTVWGKVPKRQSTVYAFDDNAGVDARRRQDVGLNGLSTDEEFTFGTYSKYLQDYDAKLSAAAREKLKADPFSPLNDPAGDTYHFYRGADYDRDEVSILDRYKYYNNTEGNSPDTKQTSESYSTAARPVPDVEDIDQDNTLNETEAYFQYRIELDPKKMNVGENFIADSRKVSVPLRNGTEGEVTWYQFKVPVRQGEKIGNISDFKSIRFMRMFMTGFNQTTFLRFGTLQLVRGDWRTYEQTLNKNNEPSGNGTLDVATVNIEENSDRKPVGYVLPPGLSRVTDPDQAQMIKENEQSLSMRIHDLSAGDARAIYKNTYYDLRRYKRLQMFTHAEELIDGEKLVRGDFTIFIRLGSDYKNNYYEYEIPLVITPEGSSDRNVVWPNDNMFDFPLELLKDVKLHRNREKRKAGSTVSYTTLYYEYDPDKQNNRVSVIGNPSLSEINVIMVGVRNNSTVVKSGEVWINELRLTDFDEEGGWAAQGNLNVALSDLGTINLSGRKETVGFGALDQKLMERRSDDYHTYSIAANIELGKFFPEKAKVSLPLYYSYSNQTTTPKYDPFDQDVTLKEALSIVETKAEKDSIKSLAQEKTTTKSISVNNVKVNIQSKTPMPYDPANFSFGYSFSQSETKNPTTVYDVTKNYRATFNYAYSPMVKTWEPFKNAKSKSGAAKFARSLGFNYLPSNIAFNSNIVRYYTETALRDIESYRLGGGTSNEFLSWSQSFLWDRDFSIDWDFTRNLKFSFQSGTRAEIEEPYLQVNKKLNRDDYDTWKDAVIRSLKSLGDPLSYRQSVKVTYQLPFKNIPAMDWVTSNAGYTSGYQWDRGANIDSVEIGNTISNTMTLDLTNRFSMTALYNKSSFLKRVNDRFDAKRRPQSPSQREREKREPERRRFTQNVVLQRDTTATITHGLNTKNIQVTARKGGKPYTVKFKKVDENTIRINNKDSADIQLSIEGRYKETGTSKLLQDIVEYSARGLMSVRTLGFNYSRHNETYISGFKPGIGDAFGQKGSDYGMVPGLGFAFGLEGGDDFIQKSIDRDWLVGNVMNVSPSVFNTAETFEFRAQIEPFKDFKIELNAKHENNKRTEVQYTVLEDGTPNTSRTFGGNFSMTTVALSSALKSSNAKNGYYSAAFEKFLENRYRIKNRLEAKYRNTSYPGGGFISENTPGLIGQPYSAATGEVDVNSADVLVPAFISAYTGRSANNIALTAFPSLLSILPNWTVAYDGLTSIPLIKEKFKNLRLNHAYTCYYQVSNYNSFSNWVQADDELGYIRDILSGNPVPSSPYNISSVGISEVFNPLFGVEGTLNNNMTINTRYNNARTLTLNMSSYQIIESLQKEFVVGFGYRINEFNRLIGLSQRSTGQFNNDLNIKADLSHKTVEALLRKIQEDFTQATSGTTIVTLKISADYAMSRSLTLRAFYDRILNRPLISSSSYPTTNSNFGISLKFILLQ; via the coding sequence TTGAAAAAATATATAAAATATTTATTTGTAGCTACGCTCCTCATAAGTTCTGTGAGTTTGTTTTCTGGTATCACCGGTAAGACAGATTCCTTTTTTGCTTACGCTGACGAACTGCAATCACAGGATACAGTGCCTCGTTATCCTGTAAAGAAAACGCAGATAACTACATATAAGGATCTAAAAGATAATCCTCCTGCCGATCTCAAAACACCCTCTAATATTGAGACGTCGGTAGAATATGACCCCAATACAAAACTATACATTTTTCGCACCAGAGTAGGTGACCAGGAGATATCGACACCTTTTTCACTTACCCCTAAAGAATATATGGACTATACGTTGAAACGTTCAATGTCTAGCTATTTTAAGGGAAAGAATGTGGAAACCTACGACAATAAGGACGAAAAAGACGAATTCTCACTGAAGGATATAAAACTGGATATCGGCCCTGCCGAAAAGCTCTTTGGTCCCGGAGGAGTAAAGGTACGGACACAGGGATATGTAGAGGCTACAATGGGAGTCAAGCATACAAGTACCGACAATCCTACCCTGTCGGAACGTAACAGAAGTAAGACTGCCTTTGAGTTTAATGAAGATATACAGATGAATGTAACGGCATCTGTAGGCGATAAGATCAATTTCGATATGAATTATGATACAAAAGCATTATTCGATTTTGACTCTAAAAAACTAAAATTGGCATATGAGGGAAAGGAAGATGAGATAATAAAACGCATCGAAGCCGGAAACGTAAGCATGGCAACGACCAACTCCCTCATTAATGGAGGAACATCTCTTTTCGGTATCAATACGGAACTACAGTTTGGTAAATTGCGTGTCAATATGGTAGTATCGCAACAAGAGTCCGAATCTCAAACTACAAGTTCGAAGGGTGGTATCCAAACCAATGAGTACGAATTCAAAGCTGACCAATACGATGCCAACAGACATTTCTTCATATCCAACTATTTTCGTGACAATTATGATAAGGCTATGTCTAAACTGCCTTTTATTCAGTCGCCTGTCAATATTACCAATATTGAAGTATGGGTGACAAACAAGAGGGGGGATTATACACAATCCCGTAACATAGTTGCATTTGCCGATATAGGTGAACATACAAAAATCAAGAATAATAAATGGATTGCCGCCGGAGGAAAACCGGATAATCCGGATAATGATGCAAATGATCTTTACGCTACAATTAAAAGGGACAAACCTAAAGCGAGAGACAAATCTCAGGTTACAGCCGAATTTAGCGGATATATAGAAAGCGGCCTCGATTATGAAAAAATAGAGAGTGCCCGGTTGCTGACTCAGGCTGAATATACTTTTAATCCGCAATTGGGTTATATATCGCTTACCTCGGCTCTGCAAGCCGATGAAGTGCTTGCAGTAGCTTATACATACAGAGCCAACGGCAAAGATTACAAGGTGGGTGAACTGGCGACTGACATTGTGGATAAATATGATTCAGGTAATCCGAAATCCGGGGCATTGTTTGTAAAGCTGATAAAGCCTGTCTCTCTTTCTCCTCGTTCCTACACTTGGGATATGATGATGAAGAACGTATATAAGGTAAGTGATAATGCTGTTCAGCAAGACCATTTCATGTTGAATATATCTTATCAGTCAGACACTATAGGTACTTATATAAATTACATTCCGGAAGGTAATATCAGGAACGAACTACTGTTGAGAGTAATGAATCTCGACAGGCTCGATTCCCGCAACAATGAAGTAACAAATAAAGAAGGTACTAAAGGGGATGGTATCTTCGACTTTGTAGAAGGATATACCGTTAAGTCGCAGAACGGACGTGTTTTCTTCCCTGTGGTCGAGCCTTTTGGATCTCATCTGAGACAGAAGATAGGAAATAATACCATTGCCGATAAATACGTCTATCAGGAGCTATACGACTCTACATTGACTGTTGCTCAGCAAATTGCAGAGAAGAATAAATTCAAAATATCAGGTTCATATCGTGGATCAGGTTCCAGTAATGCAGAGATAGACCTTAACGCCACTAATATACCTCAGGGCTCTGTGAGATTAACAGCTGCCGGAGCCACTCTGGTTGAGGGTGTAGATTATATAGTCGATTATATTGCAGGAAGGGTTACTATTATCAACCAAAATTTGCTGGACTCCAATACACCGATTCAGGTTTCTTCCGAGGGAAGAACCTTTAATATGCAACGTAAAACCTTACTGGGGCTTAATCTGAGTTACGATATTTCAAAGAATTTCAATATTGGAGGTACTATCATGCACTACTATGAGAAACCCCTTACAATGAAAACTCAGATTGGTGACGAATCTGTGAAAAATACGCTGTGGGGGCTGAACACATCCTATAAAACGGAATCGATGTGGCTGACAAATCTTGTAGATAAATTGCCATTTGTAGAAGCGACCCAGCCATCTCAGATTTCGTTCAATGCCGAGTTTGCCCAGATGATCCCCGGACATTATCAGAGTAAAGAAGCAGGAGGATATTCTTATCTGGATGATTTCGAATCATCGCAATCGCGGATAGATGTGAAAAATCCGTATGCATGGACTTTGGCTTCTACTCCTCAGGATGCTAAGGGTAAGGATAATAAGGTATTATTTGAAGAGGCGAAATTGAGTAACCAGATAGAGTATGGAATGAACCGGGCTATGTTATCGTGGTTTATGATAGACAATCTTTTTACCCGTAAAGGCTCATCTCTGACACCTAATCATATAAAAAATGATCAGGACCAATTATCCAACCACTTTGTACGGGAGATCAATATGTACGAGATTTATCCGAATAAGGATGTTCCTTATAATGAATCGGCGACTCTCCCTGCATTGAATCTGTCTTTCTATCCTAATGAGAGAGGGCCTTATAATCTGGATGCAACAAATATAGATTCGGACGGAAAGCTGAGAGATCCGGAAACCCGTTGGGGAGGGATTACCCGCCGTATGGATGTACGTGATTTTGAAGCGTCGAATGTAGAGTATATAGAATTCTGGCTGATGGACCCGTTTGTTTATGACAAGACGGCAAAAGGAGGCGATTTATATATAAATCTGGGTGAAATATCAGAGGATGTTCTTAAAGACGGTAAGAAATTCTTTGAAAACGGCCTACCTGTCAATGATGATCCTGATGCTGTAGAAACTACGGTATGGGGTAAAGTACCAAAACGCCAGTCGACAGTTTATGCTTTTGACGATAATGCCGGAGTTGATGCCCGCAGGAGGCAGGATGTGGGACTGAATGGATTGAGCACAGATGAAGAATTTACATTTGGTACATATAGCAAATATCTACAGGATTACGATGCCAAACTATCAGCGGCAGCAAGAGAAAAATTAAAGGCTGATCCGTTTTCACCACTGAACGACCCCGCCGGAGATACATATCATTTCTATCGTGGGGCCGATTATGACCGCGATGAGGTAAGTATTCTCGACCGTTATAAATACTATAACAATACCGAAGGAAACTCTCCTGATACCAAGCAGACTTCAGAGAGTTATTCTACCGCCGCCCGGCCAGTGCCTGATGTGGAGGACATAGATCAGGATAATACACTGAATGAAACAGAAGCCTATTTCCAGTATAGGATAGAACTTGATCCGAAAAAAATGAATGTCGGCGAAAATTTCATAGCCGATAGCCGTAAAGTGAGTGTACCACTTCGCAACGGTACAGAGGGAGAAGTGACATGGTATCAGTTTAAAGTACCTGTACGCCAAGGTGAAAAAATAGGGAATATCTCGGATTTTAAAAGTATCCGCTTTATGCGCATGTTTATGACCGGTTTCAATCAGACAACATTCCTGCGTTTTGGTACATTGCAATTGGTTCGTGGCGATTGGCGTACATACGAACAGACCCTAAATAAAAATAACGAGCCATCGGGAAATGGTACTCTCGATGTTGCAACAGTAAATATAGAAGAAAATTCCGATCGTAAGCCTGTCGGTTATGTGCTTCCTCCGGGACTCAGTCGTGTCACCGATCCCGATCAGGCACAGATGATAAAGGAGAATGAACAATCATTGTCTATGCGTATACATGACCTGAGCGCAGGGGATGCGCGTGCAATTTATAAAAATACATATTATGACCTCAGGCGATATAAACGTTTACAGATGTTTACCCATGCAGAAGAACTTATCGATGGTGAGAAATTAGTAAGAGGCGATTTCACGATATTTATCCGCCTGGGTTCCGATTATAAAAATAACTATTACGAATACGAGATACCGTTAGTAATAACTCCGGAAGGCTCAAGCGACAGGAATGTGGTATGGCCTAACGATAATATGTTCGACTTCCCGTTAGAATTACTGAAAGATGTAAAACTGCATCGCAACAGGGAGAAACGAAAGGCGGGCTCTACGGTTTCATATACAACACTCTATTACGAGTATGACCCTGATAAGCAAAACAACAGGGTAAGTGTAATTGGTAATCCTTCATTATCCGAGATTAATGTGATAATGGTTGGCGTAAGGAACAACAGCACAGTAGTCAAGTCGGGAGAAGTCTGGATAAATGAGCTTCGCCTTACCGACTTTGACGAAGAAGGCGGGTGGGCTGCACAGGGAAATCTGAACGTTGCACTATCCGACTTAGGGACAATAAATTTATCGGGACGGAAAGAAACTGTTGGATTCGGAGCTTTGGATCAGAAACTGATGGAAAGGCGTTCCGACGATTATCATACATATAGCATCGCTGCTAACATAGAATTAGGTAAGTTCTTCCCGGAGAAAGCGAAAGTAAGTCTGCCTTTATATTACTCATATTCTAATCAGACAACTACTCCAAAATACGATCCATTCGATCAGGATGTTACACTGAAAGAGGCATTGAGCATAGTGGAAACCAAAGCTGAAAAAGATTCAATAAAGAGTCTGGCGCAGGAGAAAACCACAACGAAGAGCATCAGTGTGAATAATGTTAAGGTGAATATTCAGAGTAAGACTCCGATGCCATACGATCCGGCAAACTTTAGTTTTGGCTATTCATTTAGTCAGAGTGAGACGAAGAATCCAACTACGGTATATGATGTGACTAAAAATTATCGGGCGACATTCAATTATGCATATAGTCCGATGGTGAAGACTTGGGAACCATTCAAAAATGCAAAGAGCAAGTCCGGAGCTGCAAAGTTTGCCCGGTCATTAGGCTTTAATTATCTTCCGTCTAATATCGCCTTTAATTCCAATATAGTACGATACTATACCGAAACAGCCTTGCGTGATATAGAAAGCTACAGGCTTGGAGGCGGAACATCCAACGAGTTCTTATCATGGAGTCAGTCTTTCTTATGGGACAGGGACTTTAGCATCGATTGGGATTTTACGCGCAATCTGAAATTCTCTTTTCAATCGGGGACCAGAGCCGAAATAGAAGAACCATATCTGCAAGTGAATAAAAAGCTGAACAGAGATGACTATGATACATGGAAAGATGCTGTTATCCGTAGCCTGAAAAGCCTTGGGGACCCGCTTTCGTATCGCCAGTCAGTGAAAGTTACCTATCAGCTTCCGTTCAAGAATATCCCGGCTATGGATTGGGTTACGTCTAATGCCGGTTATACGAGTGGTTATCAGTGGGATCGAGGGGCCAATATAGATAGTGTGGAGATTGGCAATACCATAAGTAATACAATGACACTGGATCTGACAAATAGATTCAGTATGACCGCGCTGTATAATAAATCTTCATTTTTGAAAAGAGTAAATGACCGTTTCGATGCGAAGAGAAGACCACAATCTCCTAGCCAGCGTGAACGGGAAAAGCGTGAGCCTGAAAGGCGTCGCTTTACTCAGAATGTAGTACTACAAAGAGATACAACTGCAACAATTACGCATGGCCTCAATACAAAAAATATACAGGTAACTGCAAGAAAAGGCGGAAAGCCATATACCGTGAAATTTAAAAAGGTAGATGAGAATACAATCCGGATAAATAATAAAGACTCTGCTGATATACAACTGAGTATTGAAGGTAGATATAAAGAAACCGGAACGTCGAAACTGTTACAGGATATAGTAGAATATTCAGCGCGTGGGCTAATGTCGGTGCGCACATTAGGGTTTAATTACTCAAGGCATAACGAAACATATATTTCAGGTTTCAAACCTGGTATAGGTGATGCATTTGGGCAGAAAGGATCCGATTATGGAATGGTTCCGGGACTAGGCTTTGCTTTCGGACTAGAGGGTGGTGATGATTTCATACAAAAGTCGATAGACAGAGACTGGCTTGTCGGGAATGTTATGAATGTCTCTCCATCGGTATTTAATACAGCCGAAACATTCGAATTCAGAGCGCAAATAGAACCATTTAAGGACTTCAAGATAGAACTGAATGCCAAGCATGAGAATAATAAGCGGACAGAAGTTCAGTATACAGTTTTAGAAGATGGTACTCCGAATACATCGAGAACATTCGGCGGTAACTTCTCTATGACCACTGTGGCTCTTTCTTCAGCCCTTAAAAGTAGCAATGCTAAAAATGGTTATTATTCGGCAGCCTTCGAAAAATTCCTAGAAAACAGGTATCGTATAAAAAACAGATTGGAGGCTAAATATAGGAATACCTCTTACCCTGGAGGAGGCTTTATCAGCGAAAATACTCCCGGTCTTATCGGCCAGCCTTATTCGGCAGCCACAGGCGAGGTCGATGTTAATTCTGCTGACGTGCTTGTTCCGGCATTTATATCCGCTTATACAGGACGTAGTGCAAATAATATCGCACTTACAGCATTTCCGTCCTTACTATCTATATTACCAAACTGGACAGTAGCATATGATGGGCTGACCAGTATTCCTCTTATAAAAGAGAAATTTAAGAATTTAAGGCTCAATCATGCTTATACCTGTTACTATCAGGTAAGTAATTATAATTCCTTCTCAAATTGGGTGCAGGCAGATGACGAACTAGGGTATATACGTGATATACTCAGTGGGAATCCGGTGCCATCTTCTCCATACAATATATCATCGGTGGGTATATCCGAAGTGTTTAATCCTCTGTTTGGAGTTGAAGGTACACTGAATAATAATATGACAATCAATACACGTTATAATAATGCACGTACCTTAACCTTAAATATGTCTTCCTATCAGATCATAGAGTCGCTGCAAAAAGAATTTGTAGTCGGATTCGGATACCGAATCAATGAGTTTAACCGCCTGATAGGATTGAGCCAGAGGTCAACAGGGCAGTTCAATAACGATTTGAATATAAAAGCAGATCTTTCGCATAAAACAGTTGAAGCCTTACTTCGTAAGATTCAGGAAGATTTTACGCAGGCAACAAGTGGCACGACTATTGTAACGTTAAAGATATCGGCGGATTATGCAATGAGCAGATCTTTGACTTTGAGGGCGTTCTATGATCGTATTCTCAACAGGCCATTAATTTCATCGTCGTCATATCCGACAACAAACAGTAATTTTGGAATAAGCTTAAAATTTATTTTGCTACAATAA
- a CDS encoding nitroreductase family protein — MQLKKVKIQSNNLFTQRTSIRKYDPSIKISKEEISDILQDAMTAPSSFNLQPWRFFIFDSKEGKELIRPYMMFNQLQWETSSAIIAIYGDMDNYSSADKILSANVEYDLMTQEHKNKMLEIMTSYGASYTEDRLRNSILLDCGFVTMQLMLAAKNYGYDTNPIGGFLRKELTEAFELDPKRYIPILLLSIGKADEEGKDTVRFSVDEVTQWK; from the coding sequence ATGCAATTAAAGAAAGTTAAGATTCAGTCCAACAATCTGTTTACACAACGCACTTCAATCAGAAAATATGATCCGTCGATAAAAATCAGTAAAGAGGAAATATCCGATATCCTGCAAGATGCAATGACTGCGCCCTCCTCATTCAACCTACAACCCTGGCGTTTTTTCATCTTCGACAGCAAAGAAGGCAAAGAATTGATAAGGCCATATATGATGTTTAATCAGCTGCAATGGGAAACCTCGTCTGCTATAATAGCCATCTATGGCGACATGGACAATTATTCATCTGCCGATAAAATACTGTCGGCCAATGTGGAATATGACTTAATGACACAGGAACATAAAAACAAAATGTTGGAGATCATGACTAGTTATGGTGCAAGTTACACAGAAGATAGGCTAAGAAATTCCATTCTGCTCGATTGTGGATTTGTGACAATGCAACTGATGCTTGCTGCCAAAAATTACGGATATGACACTAATCCTATAGGTGGTTTTTTGCGTAAAGAACTGACTGAAGCCTTTGAACTTGATCCGAAACGATATATTCCCATATTACTTTTATCTATAGGGAAAGCTGACGAAGAAGGTAAAGATACGGTACGTTTTTCTGTAGATGAAGTTACTCAATGGAAATAA